A single region of the Drosophila miranda strain MSH22 chromosome 2, D.miranda_PacBio2.1, whole genome shotgun sequence genome encodes:
- the LOC108154849 gene encoding ER membrane protein complex subunit 1 gives MLGINVLAGISIALLLLSTCSALYEDQIKKFDWRSVHVGALKQSRVDLNHFQPRLLVSTHEDVVAFLCPKTGAIMWRQVLEQKPRGDIKLLQVSGFSVDSSDTAAAPIGTNLGFDMLTVQGHAPALVRGWNTNIGTIEWEWSIMPLNSEKAQDALWFYSNSILYHIVPAWRSHLEVTAYFASSGHSTGSTSKIMASWITRESCTLSGTFYVCVDSKQLISLDLVSKSTQVIRTALESEPQGTIEAVEGLNGVVIVDGKLVSVNKDQAVCGALQGSSYAVGSFNYRKIVVSADLTSGNLKINAAYLDNCSPVSELQQTLQFPEHFGIPTLNSFDCKLKRSGDGKSCMFVFSTSSESIVAVQQGKVRWSREESLANVIDSQFMDLPLADTEGTLESEMKGKAGDIASAFLRRISTQAVQIRSLFLHVIGLGPPPTDTQRAGLVRDSFGLHKILVLLTRSGKIFGIDNISGKHHWQLYLPKVNAFDNAEQMHLIVQRTSKHFPLQPLCAIVAKNSINGNGVLYRFNPITGQATEGGLLHLDFKIKQLSLLAETEKDFVKGILIFDASNQVHVYPQHATPLANGMYLYTADVKSAQLEGYFVKYAGGKLSCTHIWNARLGGHHSEQQIIAVAGKNPIEHVHSQGRVLGDRSVLYKYINPNLVAFVTQAPDATHKSVLNLYLVDVVSGSVIFSMTHRKVRAPLAIVHSENWLAYSYFNEKVRRTEITTIELYEGKAQANSSVWSSLTAPPMPLVERQSYIIPAIVEALRETITERGITNKHVLIGTASGSIIEMPWHLLDPRRPIASTTQGREEGAIPYIPELPLPTESHINYNQTVARLRNIYTAPSGLESTCLVVATGLDLFVTRVAPSKTFDLLKEDFDYILISIVLVALTSGSLIVKHLASRKLLKQAWK, from the exons ATGCTAGGCATAAATGTTTTAGCCGGTATCTCCATAGCGCTCTTACTTTTGAGCACCTGCTCGGCGCTGTACGAGGACCAGATTAAGAAATTCGACTG GCGAAGCGTGCATGTGGGAGCCCTGAAGCAATCTCGCGTCGATTTGAATCACTTTCAACCGCGTTTGCTCGTTAGCACTCATGAGGATGTCGTGGCCTTTTTATGCCCGAAAACCGGCGCCATTATGTGGCGACAGGTGCTCGAACAGAAGCCGCGCGGCGACATTAAGCTGCTCCAAGTGAGCGGATTCTCGGTCGATAGCAGCGATACGGCGGCCGCACCAATTGGCACCAATCTGGGATTCGATATGCTCACAGTGCAGGGCCATGCGCCCGCTTTGGTGCGTGGCTGGAATACCAATATTGGAACtattgaatgggaatggtCCATAATGCCTTTGAATTCCGAGAAGGCCCAGGATGCCCTCTGGTTCTATAGCAATTCTATTCTCTATCACATTGTTCCGGCTTGGCGAAGCCACCTCGAGGTCACCGCTTACTTTGCTAGCTCGGGCCACAGCACTGGCAGCACCAGCAAGATCATGGCCTCCTGGATCACTAGAGAAAGCTGTACCCTCAGCGGTACCTTCTACGTTTGTGTGGACAGCAAGCAGCTGATCAGCTTGGATTTGGTGTCGAAGAGCACGCAAGTGATAAGAACTGCGCTGGAAAGTGAGCCTCAGGGAACAATTGAGGCAGTGGAG GGCCTCAATGGCGTTGTAATTGTTGATGGCAAACTCGTGAGCGTTAATAAGGATCAGGCCGTGTGCGGTGCTCTCCAAGGCTCCAGCTATGCTGTGGGCAGCTTTAACTATCGCAAAATTGTGGTATCTGCGGATCTCACATCAGGA AATCTCAAAATCAATGCTGCGTACTTGGATAATTGCTCGCCCGTTTCTGAGCTGCAGCAGACTCTACAGTTCCCCGAGCACTTTGGAATACCCACGTTAAACAGCTTTGATTGCAAGCTGAAGCGCTCTGGCGATGGCAAGAGTTGTATGTTTGTGTTCAGCACCAGCTCGGAGTCCATTGTGGCCGTGCAGCAGGGAAAAGTGCGTTGGTCGCGCGAGGAGTCTCTGGCCAATGTAATTGATTCGCAGTTCATGGACCTGCCCCTGGCCGATACAGAGGGCACTTTGGAGAGCGAAATGAAGGGCAAAGCCG GAGACATTGCCAGTGCCTTTTTGCGTCGCATTAGCACGCAGGCAGTTCAAATCAGAAGCCTATTCCTTCATGTCATCGGTCTGGGGCCACCGCCTACGGACACACAGCGGGCGGGTTTGGTTCGCGACTCCTTTGGCCTCCACAAGATACTCGTGCTGCTCACACGCAGTGGAAAGATATTTGGCATCGACAACATCTCGGGCAAACATCACTGGCAGCTGTATCTACCGAAAGTAAATGCTTTCGACAATGCCGAGCAAATGCATTTAATTGTACAGCGCACCTCCAAACACTTTCCACTGCAGCCCCTGTGCGCCATTGTGGCCAAGAATTCT ATCAATGGCAATGGTGTGCTGTATCGCTTCAATCCCATCACGGGACAGGCCACAGAGGGCGGACTACTGCACCTAGACTTTAAGATCAAACAGCTTTCATTGCTGGCCGAGACGGAAAAAGACTTTGTCAAGGGCATACTGATATTCGATGCCTCAAATCAGGTGCATGTGTATCCCCAGCATGCCACACCATTG GCCAATGGAATGTATCTCTATACCGCTGATGTGAAGAGCGCTCAACTCGAGGGATACTTTGTAAAATATGCGGGTGGA AAACTTTCGTGCACACACATTTGGAATGCCCGTTTGGGCGGACATCATTCCGAGCAGCAAATCATTGCTGTTGCCGGCAAGAATCCCATTGAGCATGTCCACTCCCAGGGCCGTGTGTTGGGCGATCGTTCTGTGCTTTACAAATATATCAATCCCAATTTAGTGGCCTTCGTTACCCAGGCCCCTGATGCCACACACAAAT CCGTGCTTAACTTGTATTTGGTGGATGTTGTGTCGGGCTCTGTGATATTCTCGATGACCCATCGCAAGGTGCGCGCACCATTGGCCATTGTGCACTCGGAAAATTGGCTCGCTTACTCTTACTTCAATGAGAAAGTGCGACGCACGGAGATTA CCACTATTGAACTGTACGAGGGTAAGGCGCAGGCAAACAGTAGCGTTTGGAGCTCTCTGACGGCGCCGCCAATGCCGCTCGTTGAGCGTCAGTCCTATATCATACCCGCAATAGTTGAAGCGCTCCGCGAGACGATCACAGAGCGCGGAATTACCAATAAGCATGTGCTAATTGGAACTGCCAGTGGTTCCATTATTGAAATGCCTTGGCATTTGCTGGATCCTCGACGTCCCATTGCTTCCACGACCCAGGGACGCGAAGAGGGGGCCATTCCCTATATACCCGAGTTGCCTTTGCCTACGGAAAGCCATATTAACTATAACCAGACGGTGGCACGCCTGCGTAACATTTACACTGCGCCCAGCGGTCTGGAGAGTACCTGTCTAGTCGTTGCCACGGGTTTAG ATTTGTTCGTTACTCGCGTTGCGCCCTCGAAGACGTTCGATTTGTTGAAGGAGGACTTTGACTATATACTAATTTCCATAGTGCTAGTCGCTCTCACATCGGGCTCGTTGATTGTTAAGCATTTAGCGTCGCGTAAATTGCTCAAGCAGGCGTGGAAATAG